The Brevibacillus brevis genome contains a region encoding:
- a CDS encoding TadE/TadG family type IV pilus assembly protein — protein sequence MRGSLQISAKGDERRMRLKRIVTNEKGSVTVEFIAILPFVFLIMLICWQFLVGVYGVIISQSAANEAAKVYAITGNSGEATQAAKNVVNAAGGYISFKGADISGGVDGYFTAKVGVQMELGFLPDWLYIKEEDRYISFDREMTSRVMN from the coding sequence ATGAGAGGTAGCTTGCAAATAAGCGCGAAAGGAGATGAGCGAAGAATGCGCCTGAAGAGGATTGTTACAAATGAAAAGGGCTCCGTCACCGTGGAGTTTATCGCCATACTGCCGTTCGTCTTTCTGATCATGCTGATTTGCTGGCAGTTTCTTGTGGGTGTCTACGGCGTAATCATCTCGCAGTCGGCAGCCAATGAGGCGGCGAAGGTGTATGCCATAACGGGGAATTCGGGAGAAGCCACGCAAGCTGCCAAAAACGTGGTGAATGCGGCAGGAGGCTACATTTCCTTTAAAGGGGCGGATATCTCAGGGGGAGTCGACGGATATTTTACCGCCAAAGTCGGCGTTCAGATGGAGCTGGGGTTTCTTCCTGACTGGCTCTATATCAAAGAGGAAGACCGATATATCTCCTTTGATCGGGAAATGACGAGCAGGGTGATGAACTAA
- a CDS encoding vWA domain-containing protein — MRFVKGIFAAILLFSLLTACSQEAGNQPETPQTTDGQPPSVPSGTETQQPPDNTGETNTEMSREEKIKALEAMVKAGPLLKRETTEDFLNTPPGLFAGKSYDDNKEEIETELKKFPYIENPDEEITNLYYLALLGLFAESYPDPQQIIDDMKMDYFGSPEIEDPRYQYKENYNVEIILDASGSMGAMANGKTRMDAAKDAIKAFAESLPPQANVALRVYGHKGSGKESDKALSCGSSDLVYGMQPYNKEKLQSSLNQFQPAGYTPIAYSLQEAMKDLSKFSGDKNTNMIYLVSDGIETCGGNPAEAAKQLSQSAITPIINVIGFGVDGPGQQQLKEVAKAAGGRYVLIQDQKELQEEFNRGKEIADKWKKWKADASYQAFDTRISRKTDISSFAADWRIIAGDESYNMNSAITTMGADDMIPDELANRLRTMKDEQKDIAKKKADELEDFLDSLNDKSYKETVNAINQKFAQNTKTN; from the coding sequence ATGAGATTTGTGAAGGGAATTTTTGCGGCCATCCTCCTTTTTAGCCTGCTAACGGCGTGTTCACAAGAGGCAGGAAATCAACCGGAAACTCCACAGACCACGGATGGGCAGCCACCCTCTGTTCCATCAGGCACAGAAACACAACAGCCTCCAGACAACACTGGTGAAACGAACACCGAGATGAGCAGAGAAGAAAAAATAAAAGCGCTGGAGGCAATGGTAAAGGCTGGCCCCCTGCTAAAACGGGAAACAACAGAGGATTTTTTGAACACTCCTCCTGGGCTTTTTGCGGGGAAGTCGTATGACGACAACAAGGAAGAGATAGAAACGGAATTAAAGAAATTCCCTTATATTGAAAATCCAGACGAAGAAATCACGAATCTGTATTACCTTGCCCTCTTAGGTTTGTTCGCGGAGAGCTATCCAGATCCGCAACAAATTATTGATGACATGAAGATGGATTATTTCGGAAGTCCGGAAATCGAAGATCCTCGCTACCAGTACAAGGAAAACTACAATGTGGAGATTATTCTTGACGCAAGTGGCAGCATGGGTGCAATGGCGAACGGCAAGACAAGGATGGATGCTGCCAAAGATGCTATCAAAGCCTTTGCTGAATCATTGCCGCCACAGGCCAATGTGGCTCTGCGCGTATACGGACATAAGGGCAGCGGGAAAGAGTCGGATAAAGCGCTCTCCTGCGGCAGCAGTGATTTGGTATACGGAATGCAGCCTTACAACAAAGAAAAACTGCAGAGTTCCTTGAATCAGTTTCAGCCTGCGGGATATACCCCGATTGCCTACTCCTTGCAGGAAGCAATGAAGGATTTGAGCAAATTTTCAGGGGACAAAAACACCAATATGATTTACCTGGTTAGCGACGGAATCGAAACATGCGGCGGAAACCCCGCTGAAGCAGCAAAACAACTTTCCCAATCAGCGATTACACCGATTATTAACGTAATTGGTTTTGGCGTGGACGGCCCAGGGCAGCAACAGCTAAAAGAAGTGGCCAAGGCAGCAGGAGGTCGCTACGTACTGATTCAGGATCAAAAAGAACTACAGGAAGAATTCAATCGTGGGAAAGAGATTGCAGACAAATGGAAAAAGTGGAAAGCAGATGCGTCCTATCAGGCTTTTGACACGCGCATATCACGTAAGACAGACATCAGTTCGTTCGCAGCAGACTGGAGAATCATTGCTGGCGATGAAAGCTACAATATGAATTCTGCCATTACGACCATGGGTGCGGATGACATGATTCCGGATGAACTCGCCAATCGTCTCCGAACCATGAAGGACGAACAGAAGGATATAGCCAAGAAAAAGGCGGACGAATTGGAGGACTTTCTGGATTCCTTGAACGATAAGTCCTATAAGGAAACGGTGAATGCGATCAACCAGAAGTTTGCGCAGAATACGAAAACGAACTAA